CGCGTATTGCAATAGTTGGAGGAGGAATCACGGGACTAGCTACTGCCTTTTATTTACAAAAAGAACTTAGAGAAAAAGCATTAGATGCGGAGTTAATTCTTTACGAAGCTAGTGAACGATTAGGTGGTCGCATACAAACAGATTATGAAGAGGGGTTTGTAATTGAACAAGGACCAGATTCATTTTTAGCAAGAAAGAAGAGTATGTCACAGTTAGCTGAGGAAGTAGGATTAGCTGAAGATCTTGTGAGCAATCAGTCGGGTTCTTTTATATTGAATAAAAATAAACTCTATCCCATGCCTGAAGGAGCGGTTATGGGTATTCCAACAAAATGTATGCCCTTTGTAAAAACTGGTCTCTTCTCGTTGAAAGGAAAATCTCGAGCAGCATTCGACCTCGTGTTGCCTCGAACGATGAGTGATGATGAAGACCAATCTCTCGGCTATTTTTTTCGCCGTCGCCTTGGCAATGAAGTTGTCGATCACCTTATTGAGCCACTTCTATCAGGTATCTACGCAGGTGATATAGATCGCCTCAGCTTGAAAGCTACTTTTCCACATTTTCAACAAATGGAGTCTAAATATCGCAGTCTTATCCTAGGGATGAAATCATCGATGGCAAAAAAACAAACGAGTGAGAGCTCCAAAAAACAGTCGAAAAATAAAGGGATGTTTCTCACATTTAAACATGGTTTACAGTCTTTTGTGGATGCGATTGAAGCGCATTTAGAGATGTGCAAAGTGGAAAAAAATAAAGCCCTTAAAGAGGTTGAAAAAGAGGGGAAGCAATACCGACTTTCCTTTCAAGACGGTACTCGTGATGTGGTAGATCATCTCATTCTTACGACACCTCATCAGCATACTTATGAGCTTTTTAAGCAACATGGATTTATGAAGCCGTTAGGTGACATCCCTGCAACATCCGTTGCAACGGTGGCTCTTGCTTATCCGAAAGACGCAGTGAAAAAAGATATCGAAGGAACAGGATTTGTAGTATCGAAAAAGTCAAACTATACAATTACAGCCTGTACATGGACGCATAAAAAATGGGTACACTCAGCTCCGGAAGATTACGCCCTGCTCCGTGCTTACGTCGGAAGAGCAGGTGATGATAGTATCGTGAATAAATCGGATGAAGCGATACTTCAAAAAGTCCGGGAAGACTTAGACGATATTATGGATATTGAAGGTGAACCTAAATTTTATAAGATTAAACGATGGCAGGAGTCAATGCCACAGTATCAAGTCGGTCATGTAGATATGATGACGTATGTTTTTTCTAAATTTAAAGCTCATTATCCAAAAATCATCCTTACGGGAGCAAGCTATAATGGTATCGGCTTGCCAGACTGTATAAGTCAAGGAAAATCAGCGGCGGAAGACATCGTTGCCAAGTTATAGAAGAGTTCGTTCAGGGAGATTGTCTTATCTCTGAACGACTTTTTAGTGTTGTTAACTGGCGTAACGGTTTATAAGCATCCACTCTTTCATTTACAAAAAAAGAAACCGTACGTCACAACGCACGGCTTTCCACAGGGAGAGGAAATATGAGAAAGTGGGGGAGTTATAGTATAGAAATTCCCCCTGTTATAAAAAGTTAAACATCTTTTTTATATAACAAGTTTTTAAAGTTAGTTACTTTCATTATTCTGTAAACTCTTAATATGTCCCGCTAAAGCATACAAAGCCACATAGGAAGCAAAGTGTGAACTAAAATCATTGTTATCTTGTTGAGGGTAAACTTCAACATAATCCATCCCAACAACACCTAGGGAGGTAATCTCGTGAACGATATTTAATAGCTCATATGAGTTCAAACCGTTACCATCCACAGGACCACCAGGATTAAAAGCGTGGTCCAACACATCGCTACAGATGCTTAAATAAACGACATCCGTATTAGCAGAGGCCATTTCATAAGCTTGGCGGGCGATCGCCCTTATACTCGATGATTGACGTATGTCGTGAATGGTTATTGTAACTGCCCCAACATCAGTGGCAAGGCGACCATTTTCCGGCTTATTTCGTGGACCATGAATACCCAAATGGACGAGGGAGCTATTAATAACTCCGTCTGTCTCATAAAGGCGGGCAAAAGGAGCACCTCGTCCGTATGGATCACCATTCGAATGCTCATTATTGTCATAGTGAGCATCAAGATGAATGATACCAACCTTTTTACCTGTGCTTTCAACAAGGCTACTGATAATAGGAAACGTGATGCCATGGTCGCCACCAAAAGCGAT
The Salipaludibacillus sp. LMS25 DNA segment above includes these coding regions:
- the hemY gene encoding protoporphyrinogen oxidase, which codes for MTKPRIAIVGGGITGLATAFYLQKELREKALDAELILYEASERLGGRIQTDYEEGFVIEQGPDSFLARKKSMSQLAEEVGLAEDLVSNQSGSFILNKNKLYPMPEGAVMGIPTKCMPFVKTGLFSLKGKSRAAFDLVLPRTMSDDEDQSLGYFFRRRLGNEVVDHLIEPLLSGIYAGDIDRLSLKATFPHFQQMESKYRSLILGMKSSMAKKQTSESSKKQSKNKGMFLTFKHGLQSFVDAIEAHLEMCKVEKNKALKEVEKEGKQYRLSFQDGTRDVVDHLILTTPHQHTYELFKQHGFMKPLGDIPATSVATVALAYPKDAVKKDIEGTGFVVSKKSNYTITACTWTHKKWVHSAPEDYALLRAYVGRAGDDSIVNKSDEAILQKVREDLDDIMDIEGEPKFYKIKRWQESMPQYQVGHVDMMTYVFSKFKAHYPKIILTGASYNGIGLPDCISQGKSAAEDIVAKL
- a CDS encoding agmatinase family protein is translated as MEDCIIYGNTPCFLKAVNLVKYPERASEMDVTVYGVPWEGAVTWGDYTGCELGPKVIRLSSARYSGYLPELDHINVFEHLKIGDMGDVAVTPAEPEDTMEKIRQFSQQVWNNKTFPIAFGGDHGITFPIISSLVESTGKKVGIIHLDAHYDNNEHSNGDPYGRGAPFARLYETDGVINSSLVHLGIHGPRNKPENGRLATDVGAVTITIHDIRQSSSIRAIARQAYEMASANTDVVYLSICSDVLDHAFNPGGPVDGNGLNSYELLNIVHEITSLGVVGMDYVEVYPQQDNNDFSSHFASYVALYALAGHIKSLQNNESN